Sequence from the Corallococcus sp. EGB genome:
CGCGGGCGGAGTTCGCGAAGCGGGGCGTGACGGGCGCGCGCATCAGCGACATCACCGCCGCCAGCGGCCTGTCCAAGGGCGCCTTCTACCTGCACTTCCCCTCGAAGGAGGCCCTCTTCGCGGCGCTGGTGGAGGACTTCCTGGCGGCGCTGGAGCGGCTGGCCGCGGAGCGCAAGTCCCGCATGGACGGCTTCTGCGCCCAGCACGGCGGCCTGCCGGGCCCTGGGGACGTCGCCGCGCGCACGGAGCGCTACCGCGAGTTCCTGCGCATGGAGGCCTGCCTCGACGTGGAGATGCTGGAGCTCATGTGGGAGCAGCGTGAGCTCGTCACGGCGCTCATCGTGGGCAGCGCGGGCACCGCCTTCGAGTCCGTCATGTGGGACGTGGTGGACCGCGAGGTGGAGCGCATCGCGCGCGAGTTCCACCACCTGCGCGGTCGGCAGCCGGACACGCCGGACGTGGACCCCAGCCTCTTCGGCTCCTTCGTCGTCGGCACGTACCTGCTG
This genomic interval carries:
- a CDS encoding TetR/AcrR family transcriptional regulator, with product MPRPADPKARSALVTSARAEFAKRGVTGARISDITAASGLSKGAFYLHFPSKEALFAALVEDFLAALERLAAERKSRMDGFCAQHGGLPGPGDVAARTERYREFLRMEACLDVEMLELMWEQRELVTALIVGSAGTAFESVMWDVVDREVERIAREFHHLRGRQPDTPDVDPSLFGSFVVGTYLLLARRMGRLTQKPDLASWAVGLQRLMHEGTLPREAVPGPAAVLARPAPPPSTRRRSARAANPHRPSRKRP